One genomic window of Planctomycetota bacterium includes the following:
- a CDS encoding TolC family protein — MAGACLVVGCAGSSANRPPRVAAVSPPVIERPELALPPAATANVAPLEQRVTVALAQAPAPSTPQPASTVAQTSLIVAAPQPQSPSGIALVAPTPPPEPVPAPPAESSPREYPIDLVTTLRLADGSNLQVAVAREQIRQAWAQYQGSRVLWLPSLRGGLNYNRHDGPIQNINGTILPVSRSLFYSGLGAGAAGAGSPILPGLYANFDLADAIFQPLATRQTALAQRHAAAATTNDMLLRVSQGYLELLRAAEDIAIADEAQQNAQYLFDLTSTYAQSGQGLRADADRAEAELSLRKNDLLRAQENLRVTSARLAQLLRLDPTVQLAPLDDTIVPLNLVPAEASLHELVAQGLTLRPEIGQNRHLVAAAVARMRREQYAPLVPSVLVGASYGTFGGGQNASVSGFGGRFDADAVAWWELRNLGFGDAAARSQTRSVVRQANEQQLATMDLVAREVVEAHTQVAARLAQIETARLGVEAAKASHERNVARIRDVQGLPIEVLQSNQALTGARREYLRAMIDYNLAQFALYRAIGWPAMPAAIDPPAKAS, encoded by the coding sequence ATGGCCGGCGCGTGCCTCGTCGTCGGCTGCGCCGGCTCGTCGGCCAATCGTCCCCCTCGCGTTGCCGCAGTCTCGCCGCCGGTGATCGAACGCCCCGAGTTGGCGCTGCCACCGGCGGCCACCGCGAATGTCGCGCCCCTGGAACAGCGCGTGACCGTGGCGCTCGCCCAAGCGCCGGCCCCCTCGACGCCACAGCCCGCGTCCACCGTCGCCCAGACGTCGCTGATTGTCGCGGCGCCCCAGCCGCAATCTCCATCGGGCATCGCCCTGGTGGCGCCAACGCCCCCGCCTGAACCGGTCCCCGCGCCGCCGGCCGAGTCGTCGCCGCGTGAGTACCCGATCGACCTGGTCACGACGTTGCGACTGGCCGACGGCAGCAATCTGCAAGTGGCCGTGGCTCGCGAGCAGATTCGCCAGGCCTGGGCACAATACCAAGGGTCCCGAGTGTTGTGGCTGCCATCGTTGCGCGGCGGGTTGAACTATAACCGGCATGATGGGCCGATTCAGAACATCAACGGTACGATCTTGCCGGTGAGTCGGAGCTTGTTCTATTCGGGCTTGGGCGCCGGCGCGGCGGGGGCCGGCTCGCCGATTCTCCCTGGGCTGTACGCTAACTTCGATCTCGCCGACGCGATCTTTCAACCGTTGGCCACGCGACAAACGGCTCTGGCCCAACGCCATGCCGCGGCGGCCACGACCAACGATATGCTGCTGCGCGTTTCGCAGGGCTATCTCGAACTGTTGCGCGCGGCCGAAGATATCGCCATTGCCGACGAGGCCCAGCAAAACGCCCAATACCTGTTCGACCTAACCTCGACCTATGCCCAGTCGGGGCAAGGCCTGCGCGCCGACGCCGATCGGGCCGAAGCCGAGCTGTCGCTGCGCAAAAACGACCTGTTGAGGGCACAAGAAAACCTGCGCGTTACCTCGGCGCGGCTGGCCCAGTTGCTGCGACTCGACCCGACCGTGCAGCTTGCCCCACTGGACGACACGATCGTGCCGTTGAATCTGGTTCCAGCGGAGGCATCGCTGCACGAGTTGGTGGCGCAAGGGTTGACACTGCGACCCGAGATTGGCCAGAACCGGCACCTGGTCGCGGCGGCGGTCGCAAGGATGCGCCGCGAACAATACGCCCCCCTCGTCCCCAGCGTGCTCGTCGGTGCCAGCTACGGCACGTTTGGTGGTGGGCAAAATGCGTCGGTCTCTGGGTTCGGTGGCCGTTTCGATGCCGACGCAGTCGCTTGGTGGGAGCTGCGCAACTTGGGCTTCGGCGACGCGGCGGCCCGATCCCAGACGCGCTCGGTGGTCCGGCAGGCCAACGAGCAGCAACTGGCCACGATGGACTTGGTGGCCCGCGAGGTGGTCGAGGCCCATACCCAGGTGGCTGCGCGCCTTGCCCAGATTGAAACAGCCCGACTGGGGGTCGAAGCGGCCAAGGCCTCGCACGAGCGGAACGTGGCGCGCATCCGCGACGTGCAAGGGTTGCCGATCGAAGTGTTGCAATCAAACCAGGCGTTGACCGGCGCGCGCCGCGAATACCTGCGCGCGATGATCGACTACAATCTGGCCCAGTTCGCCCTCTATCGCGCTATCGGCTGGCCCGCCATGCCGGCCGCCATCGACCCGCCGGCCAAGGCTTCGTAA
- a CDS encoding efflux RND transporter periplasmic adaptor subunit, producing the protein MPTIHSLFRLVAVALLVSSVAGISLGAEPAALPANTVRVATIKPARKALRRVIEQPATIEPYEITPLYFRVPGYVKGVRVDIGDAIHGPQPTPPESQGKPAGKAKAGEPLAELSVPELEAELRQKESLVTQAKSEVVQAKAAVRVAQEGITVAKADMAAAEAAVAGAEAMATRYESELKRFVALKERDAVPSKLVDETTASRDAAASNVRAAQAKITAVKAAIQQSQALLEKAAADVAAAEARQRVAEANVEQTRTMWGYRVLVAPYDGVVTRRNIHTGHLVQGSTGSEPALIVARTDRVRVLIDVPEADADQVAANSPVTLRFPALGGLQVEAKVIRTSWALDRATRTLRAEVDLPNPRGQFHAGMYVYASITSAQRAGALVLPTAAIFADKSQSYCATIEDGVIRRRPVTLGVRAGTEVEITGGLKDDAVVVAANGANLADGQPAQPIPAP; encoded by the coding sequence ATGCCTACTATTCACTCGTTGTTTCGTCTGGTTGCGGTCGCTCTCCTGGTGTCGTCCGTGGCCGGCATTTCGTTGGGTGCTGAACCGGCCGCACTGCCGGCCAACACCGTGCGTGTCGCCACGATCAAGCCGGCCCGCAAAGCCCTGCGCCGTGTCATCGAGCAGCCGGCCACGATCGAACCGTATGAAATCACGCCCCTCTACTTCCGCGTGCCGGGCTATGTGAAAGGAGTTCGCGTCGACATCGGCGACGCGATTCACGGGCCGCAGCCGACACCTCCCGAATCGCAAGGCAAACCCGCCGGCAAGGCCAAGGCCGGCGAGCCATTGGCCGAATTGTCAGTCCCTGAACTCGAAGCCGAGCTGCGCCAGAAAGAGTCGTTGGTCACGCAGGCCAAATCGGAAGTCGTGCAAGCCAAGGCGGCCGTGCGAGTGGCTCAGGAAGGGATCACCGTCGCCAAGGCCGACATGGCCGCCGCCGAAGCGGCCGTCGCGGGAGCCGAGGCAATGGCGACGCGCTATGAATCCGAGCTGAAGCGGTTTGTGGCCCTCAAAGAGCGGGACGCCGTGCCGAGCAAACTGGTCGACGAGACCACCGCCTCGCGCGACGCAGCCGCTTCAAACGTCCGCGCGGCCCAGGCCAAGATCACCGCCGTCAAAGCGGCAATCCAGCAAAGCCAGGCATTGCTGGAAAAGGCCGCGGCCGACGTCGCCGCCGCCGAAGCGCGGCAACGCGTGGCCGAAGCCAACGTCGAGCAGACACGCACGATGTGGGGCTACCGCGTGCTGGTCGCGCCGTACGACGGTGTGGTCACGCGTCGCAACATTCACACTGGCCACCTGGTGCAAGGCTCAACCGGCAGCGAACCGGCGCTGATCGTAGCGCGGACCGATCGAGTCCGCGTGCTGATCGATGTGCCCGAGGCTGACGCCGATCAGGTCGCAGCCAACAGCCCCGTCACACTCCGCTTCCCGGCGCTCGGCGGCTTGCAAGTCGAAGCCAAAGTCATCCGCACGTCGTGGGCGCTCGACCGTGCCACACGCACCTTGCGGGCCGAAGTCGATCTGCCGAATCCGCGCGGGCAGTTTCATGCTGGCATGTACGTCTATGCTAGCATCACGTCGGCCCAGCGCGCGGGCGCGCTCGTCCTGCCAACGGCTGCGATCTTTGCTGATAAGTCACAGAGTTATTGTGCCACCATCGAAGACGGCGTGATTCGCCGGCGGCCGGTGACCCTGGGCGTGCGGGCCGGGACCGAAGTCGAGATCACCGGCGGGCTCAAGGACGATGCCGTGGTCGTGGCTGCCAATGGCGCAAACCTTGCCGACGGCCAGCCCGCACAACCGATACCAGCGCCCTAA
- a CDS encoding efflux RND transporter permease subunit produces MNLIAFALRRPITVMVVLIGLALTSVLAVRRMAVDIFPALNLPVVYVCQPYGGMDPAQMEGLLTNYYEYHFLYINGIHHVESRNVQGMALMKLVFHPGTNMAQAMAETIGYVNRSRAFMPPGTVPPFVMRFDTGSVPVGYLVLSSDTVPIAEIQDKGLFTVRPMFAALPGVSAPPPFGGSARAIVINLDPDRLRAYQLSPENVVAALADGNTIAPSGNIHLDDRYPIVPLNSILRDPQDMRNIPLRKGAGPPVYVGDVAFSIEDSTDLPTGYALINGRRAVYILVTKRADASTLSVVSEVRKALPRMQTALPEGINVSFEFDQSPYVTRSIQGLLTEGGLGALLTGLMVLIFLRDWRSALVVVLNIPLALMAAVLGLWITGQTINLMTLGGLTLAIGILVDEATVEIENIHTQFAHSPTIAHAVRRGNAQTAIPRLLSMLCILAVFLPAVFMEGAARGLFMPLAMAVAFAMIASYILSSTFVPVVSTWLLCHVAHHEDDPSQQSWFDRQRARFERWESRLIGIRGLLVPAYLTASIAVVYFLGTQLGMEIFPTVDTGQFRLRLRAPDGTHFDRTEQVALAAINEVKQLAGPDNVELTLGYVGSIPSSYPINAVYQWSRGPEESLLRVALRPKSGVRVEKLKQQLRERLSEKMPDVRASFEPGDIINEVMSFGSPTPIEVAVIGGKNAADVRAYVERIRTNMTKIDAICDLQYAQSLEYPTVTVDFDRRKGGLSNVTAADVARSLIPATSSSRFTMPNYWPDPKTGVGYQVQVQVPQRVVTVASDLEAIPVKDTPAGQVLLRDVASVARGTMPGQFDRYNNKREIGLTANIRGSDLYHVSRQLRDAIADAGKIPDGAVLDIRGQIPPMEQLLTGLGVGLGVAVLVVLLLLAANYQSWRLALATVSTAPAAIAGAVAMLWLTHTTLNLQSFIGAIMALGVSMANAILLVSFAEHIRRDGATARDAAAQGAASRLRPILMTTCAMLAGMLPMALGLGEGGEQFAPLGRSVIGGLLGATTATLLVLPSVFAIAQRNAPNRSASLDPDDPQSIYHQVAAH; encoded by the coding sequence ATGAATTTGATCGCGTTTGCCCTGCGCCGCCCGATCACCGTGATGGTCGTCCTGATCGGCCTGGCGTTGACCAGCGTGCTGGCGGTACGGCGGATGGCGGTCGACATCTTTCCGGCCTTGAACCTGCCGGTGGTTTACGTCTGTCAGCCCTATGGCGGCATGGACCCGGCCCAGATGGAAGGGCTGCTCACCAACTACTACGAGTACCACTTCCTCTATATCAACGGCATCCACCACGTCGAAAGCCGGAACGTGCAAGGGATGGCCCTGATGAAGCTGGTCTTCCATCCCGGCACGAACATGGCCCAGGCCATGGCCGAGACCATCGGCTACGTCAATCGCTCGCGCGCGTTCATGCCGCCGGGCACGGTGCCACCGTTCGTCATGCGGTTCGACACCGGCAGCGTGCCGGTCGGTTACCTGGTCTTGTCGAGCGACACGGTGCCGATTGCCGAGATTCAGGACAAAGGCCTGTTCACCGTGCGGCCGATGTTCGCCGCACTACCGGGCGTGAGTGCGCCACCTCCGTTCGGCGGCAGCGCCCGGGCCATTGTCATCAACCTCGACCCCGATCGGCTGCGGGCGTATCAACTCTCGCCCGAGAATGTCGTGGCCGCCCTGGCCGATGGTAATACCATTGCGCCGTCGGGGAACATTCACCTTGACGACCGGTACCCGATCGTGCCATTGAACTCGATCCTGCGCGATCCACAGGATATGCGCAACATTCCCCTGCGCAAGGGTGCCGGCCCACCGGTCTATGTCGGCGACGTGGCCTTCTCGATCGAGGATTCGACCGATCTGCCAACGGGCTATGCCCTGATCAACGGCCGCCGCGCGGTTTACATTCTGGTCACCAAGCGCGCCGACGCATCGACCTTGAGTGTGGTCAGCGAGGTGCGCAAGGCGTTGCCGCGCATGCAGACCGCCCTACCCGAGGGAATCAACGTCAGCTTCGAGTTCGATCAATCCCCTTACGTCACACGCTCAATTCAGGGGCTGTTGACCGAAGGGGGGCTGGGCGCGCTGCTGACCGGGTTGATGGTGCTGATCTTCTTGCGCGACTGGCGAAGCGCCCTGGTCGTGGTGTTGAATATTCCACTGGCGCTGATGGCCGCGGTGCTCGGACTGTGGATCACGGGGCAGACGATCAACCTGATGACCCTTGGCGGGCTGACGCTGGCCATTGGCATTCTGGTCGACGAAGCCACGGTCGAAATCGAAAACATTCACACCCAGTTCGCTCACTCGCCGACCATTGCCCACGCCGTGCGGCGCGGCAACGCCCAGACCGCCATTCCGCGGTTACTCTCGATGTTGTGCATTCTGGCCGTGTTTCTGCCGGCGGTATTCATGGAAGGGGCAGCCCGCGGGCTGTTCATGCCGCTGGCCATGGCGGTGGCGTTTGCCATGATCGCGTCGTACATCCTGTCGAGCACGTTCGTGCCCGTGGTGTCGACCTGGCTATTGTGTCACGTGGCGCACCATGAAGACGACCCGAGCCAGCAAAGCTGGTTCGATCGGCAACGGGCCCGTTTCGAGCGCTGGGAATCGCGATTGATTGGGATTCGCGGGCTGCTGGTGCCGGCCTATCTCACGGCCAGCATTGCCGTCGTTTATTTCCTCGGCACGCAGCTCGGCATGGAAATCTTTCCCACGGTCGACACGGGACAGTTCCGCTTGCGCCTGCGGGCGCCCGACGGCACCCACTTTGATCGAACCGAGCAGGTGGCGCTGGCGGCAATCAACGAAGTGAAGCAATTGGCTGGTCCTGACAACGTCGAATTGACGCTCGGATATGTTGGCTCGATTCCGTCGAGCTATCCGATCAACGCAGTCTATCAATGGTCGCGCGGTCCGGAAGAGTCGCTGTTGCGCGTGGCCTTGCGCCCCAAGAGCGGCGTGCGCGTCGAGAAGCTCAAGCAACAGTTGCGCGAACGCCTGTCAGAAAAGATGCCCGACGTGCGGGCCTCGTTCGAACCCGGGGACATCATCAATGAGGTGATGAGCTTCGGCTCGCCGACGCCCATCGAAGTAGCCGTCATCGGTGGCAAGAACGCCGCCGATGTGCGAGCCTACGTGGAGCGCATTCGGACGAACATGACCAAGATCGACGCGATCTGCGACCTGCAATATGCCCAGTCGCTCGAATACCCGACCGTGACGGTCGACTTCGATCGGCGCAAAGGGGGCCTGAGCAACGTCACGGCCGCCGACGTGGCGCGGTCGCTGATCCCGGCCACGTCAAGTTCGCGGTTCACCATGCCGAACTACTGGCCCGATCCCAAAACGGGCGTCGGTTACCAGGTGCAAGTTCAGGTGCCGCAGCGCGTGGTGACCGTGGCCTCGGACCTGGAAGCGATTCCGGTCAAGGACACGCCGGCGGGCCAGGTGTTGCTGCGCGACGTGGCGAGCGTTGCGCGTGGCACCATGCCAGGACAGTTCGACCGGTACAACAACAAGCGCGAGATCGGCCTGACCGCCAACATTCGCGGGTCCGACCTGTACCACGTCTCGCGCCAGTTGCGCGATGCGATTGCCGACGCGGGAAAGATACCTGATGGCGCCGTCCTTGACATCCGCGGTCAAATCCCACCGATGGAACAACTGCTCACGGGTCTGGGCGTAGGACTTGGTGTCGCGGTGCTGGTCGTGCTGCTGCTGTTGGCCGCTAACTACCAGTCGTGGCGATTGGCGTTGGCAACCGTATCGACCGCCCCGGCGGCGATTGCTGGCGCGGTGGCCATGCTGTGGTTGACCCACACCACGCTGAACCTGCAATCGTTCATCGGCGCGATCATGGCGCTGGGCGTTTCGATGGCCAACGCCATTTTGCTGGTCAGCTTTGCCGAACACATTCGCCGCGACGGCGCGACGGCACGCGACGCCGCGGCCCAAGGGGCCGCCTCGCGCTTGCGTCCGATCTTGATGACCACCTGTGCCATGTTGGCCGGGATGTTGCCGATGGCATTGGGCCTGGGCGAGGGTGGCGAGCAGTTCGCCCCGCTAGGTCGCAGTGTGATCGGCGGCCTGCTGGGGGCGACGACGGCTACGCTGCTTGTTTTGCCTTCGGTGTTTGCTATTGCCCAGCGCAACGCTCCGAATCGCAGCGCCTCGCTCGACCCTGACGACCCGCAAAGCATCTATCACCAAGTGGCCGCTCACTGA
- a CDS encoding FHA domain-containing protein gives MSLLHDFNRWFAWNTSRDARLMNAASGTTPTRLRCWLWIDGVGGYLVCLGDELSIGQPVAGAPVDIPLLGDLSRRHATLVRDGDGYLLRPIRAARVMERDGAGESILADGQTIELSGQVRLRFRRPHPLSHSARLEFQSGHGTQPRSDAVLLWADTLVLGPTASAHVVCPGWPREVVLYRQGEQLMCHAPGEFTVDGQACRDRAALGATSRVSGPGFSFAFEAA, from the coding sequence ATGTCGTTATTGCACGATTTCAACCGTTGGTTCGCCTGGAACACGTCTCGCGACGCGCGACTGATGAACGCCGCCAGTGGTACGACGCCGACGCGGCTCCGCTGCTGGTTGTGGATTGATGGCGTGGGAGGCTACCTGGTCTGCTTGGGTGACGAGTTGTCGATCGGCCAGCCGGTGGCCGGCGCGCCGGTCGACATTCCGTTGCTCGGCGATCTGTCGCGTCGCCACGCCACGCTGGTCCGCGACGGCGACGGTTACTTGCTGCGGCCGATTCGCGCGGCTCGGGTGATGGAACGCGATGGAGCAGGGGAGTCGATCCTGGCCGATGGCCAGACGATCGAGCTGAGCGGGCAAGTGCGCCTGCGCTTCCGCCGTCCCCACCCGCTGAGCCATTCGGCCCGGCTTGAGTTTCAGAGCGGCCACGGCACGCAACCGCGCAGCGATGCGGTGCTGCTGTGGGCCGACACGCTGGTGCTGGGGCCGACGGCTAGCGCGCACGTGGTCTGTCCCGGATGGCCGCGCGAGGTGGTGCTGTATCGACAGGGCGAACAACTGATGTGTCACGCGCCGGGCGAGTTCACGGTTGACGGCCAGGCCTGCCGCGATCGCGCGGCACTTGGCGCGACGTCACGGGTCAGCGGTCCAGGGTTCTCGTTTGCGTTCGAGGCAGCTTAG
- a CDS encoding serine/threonine protein kinase produces the protein MSNMAETSALPDAPAKPPGANRFAYASGAKPLAGYTIKRGVGHGGFGEVYYAVSDAGKEVALKLIRRNLDIEQRGVRQCLNLKHPNLISLFDLKEDEQGQTWVIMEYVAGPSLEETLAAHPQGLPTDEALDWFRGVAAAVAHLHDQGLVHRDLKPANIFRDLTSSDAQGHRLIKLGDYGLSKFISVSRRSGQTESVGTVHYMAPEIANGRYGKSIDIYALGIMLYELLTGHVPFEGESVGEVLMKHMTAEPDLSRLAPNYRRVVQACLAKDPAVRPQSVPELLAMLPAADGTPAVMPAAAAKATSASDSDPTDSTQNDWVASVNESFENVRRWWHRASVPTRVAGVIALILVARITLPLASSSLGLIAAGGSLMEVLIMLAVGFAVVKYVKTHSPRRAAAGMPPPNAAPRPPVTPAPRPTPQPAAASRDVPPPLPTTAYGHRWGRRAVEALTVKSRGLKARELTGAWLVSALVVLITTPNLIVVLGAMPRIEQLVWLLLTSLSGAWLVLAVAKPWEGTHGEPLLRRLVLMSTGLLWGLVAWGLAQYLSVELPFKYDKLRSFALFDHSQFYLANGQPELLCYLAYFGFLAAAVRWWQQVTPLRRSRVSLMALAGAVFAAWALNLVCNFPQPWGLLVAGAVSLAVQIAAPWQIPLGERSRRGD, from the coding sequence ATGAGCAACATGGCCGAAACATCAGCGCTGCCCGACGCGCCGGCCAAGCCGCCGGGGGCCAATCGCTTTGCCTATGCCAGCGGCGCCAAGCCGTTGGCTGGCTACACGATCAAGCGCGGCGTCGGACACGGTGGCTTTGGCGAGGTGTACTACGCGGTCAGCGACGCGGGCAAAGAGGTTGCGCTCAAGCTGATTCGCCGCAACCTCGACATCGAGCAGCGCGGCGTGCGGCAGTGCTTGAACCTGAAGCATCCCAATCTGATCTCGTTGTTCGATCTGAAAGAAGACGAGCAAGGTCAGACCTGGGTCATCATGGAGTACGTGGCCGGGCCCAGCCTGGAAGAGACGCTGGCCGCGCACCCGCAGGGGTTGCCAACCGACGAGGCGCTCGACTGGTTTCGGGGCGTGGCGGCGGCTGTGGCGCACCTGCACGATCAAGGCCTGGTCCATCGCGACCTGAAACCGGCGAACATCTTTCGCGACCTGACGTCGTCCGACGCCCAGGGGCATCGGCTGATCAAGTTGGGCGATTACGGGCTGTCGAAGTTCATCTCGGTCAGTCGCCGCAGCGGCCAGACCGAAAGCGTCGGCACGGTCCATTACATGGCCCCCGAGATCGCCAACGGGCGGTACGGCAAATCGATCGATATCTACGCGCTGGGGATCATGCTGTACGAACTGTTGACCGGCCACGTGCCGTTCGAGGGAGAAAGCGTCGGCGAGGTGCTGATGAAGCACATGACCGCCGAGCCCGACCTGTCGCGGCTAGCGCCGAACTATCGGCGCGTGGTACAGGCGTGCCTGGCCAAGGATCCGGCCGTGCGTCCTCAGTCGGTGCCTGAGCTATTGGCCATGTTACCGGCTGCGGATGGAACACCGGCGGTCATGCCAGCGGCTGCGGCGAAGGCGACATCTGCAAGTGACAGCGATCCAACTGACAGTACACAGAATGATTGGGTGGCGTCGGTGAACGAGTCGTTCGAGAACGTGCGGCGCTGGTGGCACCGGGCCAGCGTGCCGACGCGAGTTGCGGGAGTCATCGCGTTGATCCTGGTCGCGCGAATTACACTGCCGCTGGCGTCGAGCAGCCTGGGCTTGATCGCGGCGGGAGGTTCTTTGATGGAAGTCTTGATCATGCTGGCCGTGGGGTTTGCGGTGGTGAAGTATGTAAAGACCCACTCGCCGCGACGTGCCGCCGCCGGTATGCCGCCGCCGAATGCTGCGCCGCGACCGCCGGTGACGCCGGCCCCAAGGCCAACTCCCCAGCCTGCGGCCGCGTCGCGCGACGTGCCACCGCCGCTGCCGACCACCGCGTATGGCCATCGTTGGGGCCGCCGGGCCGTCGAAGCGCTGACGGTGAAAAGCCGCGGGCTGAAAGCGCGCGAGCTGACCGGCGCTTGGCTGGTATCGGCCTTGGTCGTGTTGATCACCACGCCGAACCTGATCGTCGTGCTCGGCGCGATGCCGCGCATCGAGCAGTTGGTCTGGCTGTTGTTGACGAGTCTGTCGGGCGCGTGGCTGGTATTGGCCGTGGCCAAGCCGTGGGAAGGGACGCATGGCGAGCCGTTGTTGCGTCGGTTGGTGCTGATGTCGACCGGGCTGTTGTGGGGGCTCGTCGCGTGGGGCTTGGCTCAGTATCTGTCGGTCGAATTGCCCTTCAAGTATGACAAGCTCAGGTCGTTCGCGTTGTTCGACCACTCGCAGTTTTACCTGGCCAATGGCCAGCCAGAACTGCTTTGCTATCTGGCTTACTTTGGGTTCCTGGCGGCCGCGGTTCGCTGGTGGCAGCAGGTCACGCCGCTGCGGCGCTCGCGCGTCAGCCTGATGGCGCTCGCTGGCGCGGTGTTCGCGGCCTGGGCCTTGAACCTGGTGTGCAACTTCCCACAACCCTGGGGCTTGCTTGTCGCCGGCGCGGTTTCGCTGGCCGTGCAGATCGCGGCCCCGTGGCAGATACCGCTTGGCGAACGCTCGCGCCGAGGAGATTGA
- a CDS encoding sigma-70 family RNA polymerase sigma factor, which translates to MPRASDALLVERIRAGQADAWADLINLYEGRLLAFVATRLNDKTASEDVVQESFLGFLNSLPNYDVAQSLENYLFSIAAHKLTDHLRRNGRRPAVGLPGGSSAGFDKLPGSARPASSLARGGEQRHREEQALSAALAEVLEGWRAGGQWQRVAVAELLFLRGQSNPEAARHTGLSEQQVANQRFEFVARLRSSLRRQGLPEELFPDEPGKPR; encoded by the coding sequence ATGCCACGCGCCAGTGACGCACTCCTGGTCGAACGAATCCGCGCCGGCCAGGCCGACGCCTGGGCCGACCTGATCAACTTGTACGAAGGACGGTTGCTGGCGTTCGTCGCGACCCGGCTCAATGACAAGACGGCCAGCGAAGACGTCGTGCAAGAGTCGTTCCTCGGCTTTCTCAACAGCCTGCCGAACTACGACGTGGCCCAGTCGTTGGAGAACTATTTGTTCTCGATCGCGGCTCACAAGTTGACCGACCATCTGCGGCGCAATGGGCGGCGACCGGCCGTGGGGTTGCCAGGTGGCAGCTCGGCCGGCTTTGACAAGCTGCCCGGCTCGGCGCGCCCGGCCAGCAGCCTGGCCCGCGGTGGTGAACAGCGCCACCGCGAGGAGCAGGCGCTCTCGGCCGCGCTGGCCGAAGTGCTCGAAGGCTGGCGGGCCGGCGGCCAGTGGCAGCGCGTGGCCGTGGCCGAACTGCTCTTTCTGCGTGGTCAATCCAATCCCGAGGCCGCACGGCACACGGGTCTTTCCGAACAGCAAGTCGCCAACCAGCGGTTCGAGTTCGTGGCCCGTTTGCGTTCTTCGCTGCGCCGGCAAGGATTGCCCGAGGAGTTGTTTCCCGACGAGCCGGGGAAGCCGCGATGA
- a CDS encoding VOC family protein codes for MPLQPYLFFDGRCEEAIDFYKAKLGAEVKMLMRFSESPEPHPPGRLPPGAENKVMHAELSIAGNTVLCSDGHCQGKPSFQGFALTIIVPSAADADRVFAGLNDGGEVRMPLAKTFFSARFGMVQDRFGVSWMVYVAK; via the coding sequence ATGCCGCTGCAACCCTATCTGTTCTTTGACGGCCGTTGTGAAGAGGCGATCGACTTCTATAAGGCCAAGCTCGGCGCCGAAGTGAAAATGCTGATGCGGTTCAGCGAGAGTCCTGAACCGCACCCGCCCGGCAGGCTGCCGCCGGGGGCCGAGAACAAAGTGATGCACGCCGAACTGAGCATCGCCGGCAACACGGTGTTATGCTCCGACGGTCACTGCCAGGGAAAGCCGTCGTTCCAGGGATTCGCGCTGACGATCATCGTTCCCAGCGCCGCTGACGCCGATCGGGTCTTTGCCGGGCTCAATGACGGCGGCGAGGTGCGGATGCCGCTGGCCAAGACCTTCTTCTCGGCGCGGTTCGGCATGGTTCAAGACCGCTTCGGCGTGTCGTGGATGGTCTACGTGGCGAAATAG
- a CDS encoding DUF3472 domain-containing protein: MLLAALCGAGFVIQSAASVWAQAGTQPTKAARSVHLGYLAPDATLFYLEATVEQSVPGSYFMAAGFNHGYFGIQEQKPGEGRVLFSVWDPHQGDNPNAVPDEQRVELLGQSPDVTVKRFGGEGTGAQSFFSYGWRVGVPYKFLIEATVQGDKTAYAGYFFVPEAQAWKHLATFRITTGGEHLKGLYSFVEDFRRDGASAAQARGARFGNGWVRDVAGQWQPVLKARFTASNAAWEAKDTIDAGVNRGQFYLRTGGNTRTSVALQAVIERPLGNDKPPKVLPGAIRKPAGKTATP, encoded by the coding sequence GTGTTGCTCGCAGCGCTGTGCGGAGCTGGCTTCGTCATTCAATCGGCCGCGAGCGTCTGGGCTCAGGCCGGTACCCAGCCGACCAAGGCGGCTCGTTCGGTCCACTTGGGCTACCTGGCCCCTGACGCCACGTTGTTCTATCTCGAAGCCACCGTCGAGCAATCGGTGCCGGGCAGCTACTTCATGGCGGCCGGCTTTAACCACGGCTATTTCGGCATCCAGGAGCAGAAGCCCGGCGAAGGGCGAGTGCTGTTTTCGGTCTGGGATCCGCATCAAGGCGACAACCCAAACGCCGTGCCCGACGAACAGCGCGTGGAGCTTCTGGGGCAATCTCCCGACGTAACGGTCAAACGATTCGGCGGTGAAGGGACCGGAGCGCAGAGCTTCTTTTCCTACGGCTGGCGCGTTGGTGTACCTTACAAGTTCCTGATCGAAGCCACGGTCCAAGGGGACAAAACGGCGTACGCCGGCTACTTTTTTGTTCCCGAGGCCCAGGCCTGGAAGCATCTGGCGACGTTTCGCATTACCACCGGCGGCGAGCACTTGAAGGGGCTTTATTCATTCGTCGAAGACTTCCGCCGCGATGGGGCCAGTGCCGCGCAGGCCCGCGGCGCGCGATTTGGCAACGGCTGGGTGCGTGATGTCGCCGGCCAGTGGCAGCCAGTGCTCAAAGCGAGGTTCACCGCGTCGAACGCCGCGTGGGAAGCCAAGGATACGATCGACGCCGGCGTGAACCGTGGGCAGTTCTACTTGAGGACCGGCGGCAACACGCGGACCAGCGTGGCGCTGCAAGCGGTCATCGAACGTCCGCTGGGGAACGACAAGCCCCCCAAGGTGTTGCCCGGGGCAATCCGCAAGCCCGCGGGCAAAACCGCCACGCCCTAG